The Caulobacter sp. 73W region GAAGCCGCCGGTGCCTTGGTCGAAGCTAGCGAGCTACGGCGTGCTGATCGGCGCGGGCCAGTTCGGGCTGCTGTTCATCGCCATGCGCGGACACATCACGCCGGGCCTGGCCTCGCTGATCGTCCAGACCCAAGTGGTGTTCACAATCGGCATGGCCATGGCCCTGACCGGCGAGCGGGTGAAGACCTATCAGTGGTTCGCCTTGGCGCTGGCCGCCACAGGCGTCGGCATCATCATGATGCACGTCGGCGGCGACGGCACGACGCCCCTGGGCGTGCTGCTGATCCTCGGCGCGGCGCTGAGCTGGGCCGGCGGCAACATGGTGGCCCGCAGCGCCGGTCAGGTGAACATGCTGGCATATGTGGTCTGGTCGAGCCTGTTCGCCATCCCGCCCCTGTTCGCCCTGTCGCTGATCACCGAGGGCTGGCCCGCCATGGTCGCCGGCGTCCAGCAGGCCGACGCCGTCACCTGGGCGGCGGTGCTGTGGCAATCGGTGGGCAACAGCCTGTTCGGCTATTCGGTGTGGGGCTGGCTGCTGGCGCGCCACCCCGCGGCGACCATCAGCCCGCTGGCCCTGCTGGTGCCGGTATTCGGCATGGGGGCCTCCGCCTTCTTCCTGCACGAACCGCTCCAGCCGTGGAAGCTGGGCGCGGCCGCGCTGGTGCTGGGCGGGCTGGCGCTGAACCTGGCGTGGCCGACGGTTCGCGCCCGCTTCCTGACCCCGGCGGCCTAGCTTCGGTCGACCTTCTCCTCCCCCTTCTCCCTCGATGGGAGAAGGGCCGGGGATGAGGGTGATGCGGCGGTTGGGTTCTGCGCGGCGGAACGGCCGCAGTCACCCTCACCCTCGATCCCTCTCCCATCAAGGGAGAGGGAGGCGTGATTCAGCGCCCCCACGGGCAAAAACCCGAAAGGTTGGAAGGGCGGCGGAGCGGCCTGACCTGCGTCAGGCGAGGTGAGTCTTTGGAGTGCCGGGTTCGACGTCGGTCGTTCCGCTCCGCACGGTCATTATCCGGGAGCTGTCGGTAGGCAGCGCTCTTAGCGCTTAGCCGACGAAGCCTCCGGCGGGCGGGCTCCCCCAGCGTGGGAGTCCCCGGTCCGCGTGAGTAACCCCCTCACGCCTGCTGCTCGCCGCCGATGTCACGTCGCTTTGGGACGTGAGCAGTGTCCAGACAGGGCCGAAGCCCCTCGTTCTCACCACCGACGGTCGCGCTTCCCGCTCGACCGCATCCCGTCACGACACAGCGCTGGCCGCGCGCCCTTCCCGTGACGGGGAGGGCATCAGGTTAGGCGAGGTTGGAGCGAGGCGGATAAGCCTTCCCCTCTCCCCACTCGTGGGGAGAGGGTTGGGTGAGGGGCTTGCGGCGGTTCCGCTTGCAGCGCCTCGCCCGCTGACCCTCAGAGCCCCCTCACCATTACCCTCTCCCCCAAAGGGGGCGAGGGGATGCAGCGTGACTGAACCTCAGCAGTCACCCTCACCCCTGCCCCTCTCCCATCAAGGGAGAGGGTATAGCGTGATGCCGCCTAGCGCTTCGGGCAGGCCTTGGCGTCGAAGCCGCCCAGGTCGATGCAGCGCCCGTCGATGTCGGCCGGCGGAGTCGCGCCGACGACATTGGCCAGGGTCGGGCCGATGTCGGCCGTCTCGATCGGATAGAAGCGCTCCTGCCCCTCGACGCCCGGCCACCAGAACAGGATCGGCACGCGGCGGTCATACTCCCAGGGCGAACCATGGCCTGACAGGCTGCCGCCGAAGCGGACGCGGCCGGGCGTGATCCCGGGCTGCAGGCCGATCAGGATGTCCGGCGAACGGCCTTCCACCGCGCTCAGGCGATAGCGTTGCAGCAGGGTGTATTCCTGCGGGCTGGCTCCCTTGGCCGGCGGGGGCGAAGCGAGCACCTCCGTCAGGGTGTAGGCGCCGGCCACGATCGGCTCCTTGCGCAGGGCCTCCACCGCCGCTTCGGCGATCTGGCTGCGCAGGGGTTCGGCCATGCCGCGCTTTTCGGCGTTCACGACCATAAGGCCGCTGCCGCCCTGCATCAGCGGATCGAAGTCGAGCTTGAAGGTCGTCTTCAGTTGCTCGTTGACGCGGGCGAAGGCTTCGGGCCCGCCGCGGCCGGCGGTGTCGTGGCCGCGGGCATGGCTGCGCTCGGGGAAGTCGGAGCCGCCATGGTCGGCGGTGACGGCGACGATCACGCCGCCCGGAACCTTGGACAGGCGGGTCATGAGGCGGCCCAGCGCGAGGTCCACCCGGCGCATCTGCTCGCACATCTCCGGCCCCTGGGTGCCGTAGCGGTGGCCGATGCGATCAGTGGCCGACAGGCTGACGCCCAGCAGGTCAGTGGCGGCGCCCTGCCCCAACTTCTGGGTGTCGAGCAGCATGATCGCGGCGTCGACGGTCACCTCGTCCAGCAGGGGCGAAGCGTCGAAGGCGTAGTTGGCCGGCGGCACCTGGGCGCGCCACGGCTTGCCGGCGATCGGCCAGTCGGCCTCCAGCGCGCGGCAGGCCTCGCTGGTGTAGCTCCAGCTCGGCTTGGTCTTGGCGTGGCTGGCCTTCAGCGAGGCGTTCAGGGCGGCGACCGGCGCCAAGCGCTTGGCGGCGTCCTGGCCCGGCTCGACGAAGGTGGTCCAGCCGAAACCGTCGAGATACCAGAACGCGCCGTCGCCCTTCTGGCCGGCGAGATTAATGGCGCCGCGGTCCTTGCCCGAGACGGCGAAGCTGCGGCTGCCCGGCGACGAGGTCTTCAGCCAGTCGGCCAGGTTGGAGACGCGCATGGCGCTGGCGCCGACGCGGCCGTTCTCGCCCGGGCCGCCGTCGGCCAGGGTGTTTTCCGGCACGGACAGGCAATAGACCTCCTCGCCCGTGGCGCGGTCGATCCAGTCGTTGGCGGGGATGCCGGTGTTGGCCGGGCGCTTGCCGGTGAGGATCGTGGAGTGGCCCGGGCAGGTCTCGGTCGAGGCGTGGCTCTGATAGCCGTTGGCGTAGACCAGGCCGCTCGCGAGCGACTTCAGGCCGCCGGTGAACTCGGCGCGGTGCTGGTTGAACAGGTTGGCGCTGAACTGGTCGATGACGATCGCCACCACCAGCTTCGGCGCGGGCTTCTTGGCCTCGGCCGCGTGACCGGAAGACGCCGCCGCCAGGGTCGCCGCCGCGACGAAGGCTGACAGGCCAAGGCGACGGACGAAGGTCTTGGGCTTCATGATGCGTCGCCTCCCGCGAAACTGTGCAGGGCCTTCTATGGCCCAAATTTTTCGCTTTGGTGACGGTCGGGAAAAGAATTTCGACGGACCGCCGCTCAGCGAGCGGCGGTCGCGTCATGGATACGTCAGACGTCCGACTTCAGGTAGATCTCGCCCTTCTCGCGGAACTTCTCGCTCATGTCGGCCATGCCCTGGGCGATGTCGTTCGGCGCCAGGCCGGCCGCGAACTCGCGCACCTCCTGGGTGATCTTCATCGAGCAGAACTTCGGCCCGCACATGGAGCAGAAGTGCGCGGTCTTGTGCGCCTCCTTGGGCAGGGTCTCGTCGTGGAAGCTTCGGGCCGTCTCCGGATCGAGGGCCAGGTTGAACTGGTCCTCCCACCGGAACTCGAACCGCGCGCGGCTGAGGGCGTCATCATGCGCCTGAGCGCCAGGATGCCCCTTGGCCAGGTCGGCGGCGTGGGCGGCCAGCTTGTAGGTGATGACGCCGACCTTCACGTCGTCGCGATCCGGCAGGCCCAGGTGCTCCTTGGGCGTGACGTAGCAGAGCATCGCCGTGCCGAACCAGCCGATCATCGCCGCGCCGATGGCCGACGTGATGTGGTCGTA contains the following coding sequences:
- a CDS encoding EamA family transporter, translated to MKTGALPLTHFLLALATVFIWGTNFVVIRVGLDHLPPLLFATLRFSLVVLPAIFFIKKPPVPWSKLASYGVLIGAGQFGLLFIAMRGHITPGLASLIVQTQVVFTIGMAMALTGERVKTYQWFALALAATGVGIIMMHVGGDGTTPLGVLLILGAALSWAGGNMVARSAGQVNMLAYVVWSSLFAIPPLFALSLITEGWPAMVAGVQQADAVTWAAVLWQSVGNSLFGYSVWGWLLARHPAATISPLALLVPVFGMGASAFFLHEPLQPWKLGAAALVLGGLALNLAWPTVRARFLTPAA
- a CDS encoding alkaline phosphatase family protein, with the protein product MKPKTFVRRLGLSAFVAAATLAAASSGHAAEAKKPAPKLVVAIVIDQFSANLFNQHRAEFTGGLKSLASGLVYANGYQSHASTETCPGHSTILTGKRPANTGIPANDWIDRATGEEVYCLSVPENTLADGGPGENGRVGASAMRVSNLADWLKTSSPGSRSFAVSGKDRGAINLAGQKGDGAFWYLDGFGWTTFVEPGQDAAKRLAPVAALNASLKASHAKTKPSWSYTSEACRALEADWPIAGKPWRAQVPPANYAFDASPLLDEVTVDAAIMLLDTQKLGQGAATDLLGVSLSATDRIGHRYGTQGPEMCEQMRRVDLALGRLMTRLSKVPGGVIVAVTADHGGSDFPERSHARGHDTAGRGGPEAFARVNEQLKTTFKLDFDPLMQGGSGLMVVNAEKRGMAEPLRSQIAEAAVEALRKEPIVAGAYTLTEVLASPPPAKGASPQEYTLLQRYRLSAVEGRSPDILIGLQPGITPGRVRFGGSLSGHGSPWEYDRRVPILFWWPGVEGQERFYPIETADIGPTLANVVGATPPADIDGRCIDLGGFDAKACPKR